The Fundulus heteroclitus isolate FHET01 chromosome 13, MU-UCD_Fhet_4.1, whole genome shotgun sequence genome contains a region encoding:
- the LOC118565324 gene encoding gastrula zinc finger protein XlCGF7.1-like — protein sequence HTGEKPFCCELCGQRFSHKSTLNTHVRTHMRIHTEEKPFCCELCGQRFSHKSTLNTHMRIHTGEKSFCCELCGQRFSRKSHLNTHMRIHTGEKPFCCELCGQRFREKSTLNTHMRIHTGEKSFCCDLCGQRFSHKSTLNTHMRIHTGEKSFCCELCGHRFSQKSTLNTHMRIHTEEKPFCCDLCGQRFSQKYNLNTHMRIHTGEKSFCCELCGQRFSRKSALNQHMRIHTGEKPFCCDLCGHRFSQKSHLNTHMRIHTGDKPFCCELCGHRFSQKSHLNTHMRIHTGEKPFCCELC from the exons cacacaggagagaagcctttctgctgtgaactatgtggacaaagatttagccataaatcaactttaaacacacacgtgaga acacacatgagaatccacacagaagagaagcctttctgctgtgaactatgtggacaaagatttagccataaatcaactttaaacacacacatgagaatccacacaggagagaaatctttctgctgtgaactatgtggacaaagatttagccgaaaatcacatttaaacacacacatgagaatccacacaggagagaagcctttctgctgtgaactatgtggacaaagatttagggaaaaatctactttaaacacacacatgagaatccacacaggagagaaatctttctgctgtgatctatgtggacaaagatttagccataaatcaactttaaacacacacatgagaatccacacaggagagaaatctttctgctgtgaactatgtggacatagatttagccaaaaatctactttaaacacacacatgagaatccacacagaagagaagcctttctgctgtgatctatgtggacaaagatttagccaaaaatacaatttaaacacacacatgagaatccacacaggagagaaatctttctgctgtgaactatgtggacaaagatttagccgaaaatcagctttaaaccaacacatgagaatccacacaggagagaagcctttctgctgtgatctatgtggacatagatttagccaaaaatcacatttaaacacacacatgagaatccacacaggagataagcctttctgctgtgaactatgtggacatagatttagccaaaaatcacatttaaacacacacatgagaatccacacaggagagaagcctttctgctgtgaactatgt